From Lewinellaceae bacterium:
ACCCAAAAAGGTTTCGCGGCCACCCGCATGCAGGAGATCGCCGACGTGGCGGGCATCAACAAAGGGTTGTTGCACTACTACTTCCGCAGCAAGAACAAGCTTTTCCACGCCGTTTTCGACGAGGCCTTCGGCCAGTTTGCCCTGCGCATCAACGAGGTATTTGCAGCGGACATGCCGCTTTTTGAAAAGATCGAAGCCTTTGTAAGCCGGTACATGGACATCCTGATCGCCAACCCGGCGCTGCCTTCTTTCGTGATCAACGAACTCAACCAAAAGGGAGGCGCCTTCGTGAACGACCTGATGAACCGAAAGAGCAAGCCCAACCCGCTGCCGCTGATCGGGCAGATACAGATGGAAGTGCAGGCGGGCCGGATACGGGAAGTCAACCCCTTTCATCTGGTGCTGAATATGATTTCCCTGTGCGTTTTCCCGTTCATCGCCCGCCCTTTGTTTCAGGGTATTGCACGGGTAGACGACCAGGCATATTTGAAAATCATGGACAACCGCAAGCAGGAGATTATCGACTTCATCCACAACGCCATTCGGATATGAGCTTTACCCGTCTGGATAAATTTTGTGAAAAATGAAAAAAACACCGTTTTTTTTAGCCCTTTTAGCCAGCCCACTCCTTGGTTTTACCCAAGTGGCTAAAATAACCCTTGCCGATTGTTACGAAAAAGCCCAGGCTTATTATCCCCTTTACGGGCAAACGGCCCTACTGGAACAGGCCAACGCCATTCAGTTGGAACGCATCCGGAAAGAACGCCTGCCGGAGATCGCCTGGAACGCCCAGGCCAGCCTGCAGTCGGAAGTGGTGTCCTTCCCGTTCCAACTGCCGCTGCCGCCCGGAGAATCCGCCCTGAACCTGCCCCTGTACCGCATTCAAACTACCGCCGACCTCAACTACACCATCTACGACGGAGGGCTCAACGAAGCCCGGCAGAAGATAGAAAAGGCTCAATTGGCGGCGGACCGCCAGCAGGTGCAGGTAGAACTGGACAAACTGAAGTCTCAGGCCAACCAGTTTGTGTTTGGCATTCTGATGCAGAGAGAGCGGATCGGTATCCTGCAAAACAGCCAGGCCACCCTGGAGAAAAAAGTAGAAACGCTGGAAGCTGCCCTGCGCCACGGAGTGGTGCTGCCTGCCGATATCGACAAGCTGCGTGTGGAGATTCTTCGCCTGGAAACGGAAATCGAACAGGCACAAGGCACGATCCGCGGCCTGGTGGCCAGCCTGAGCGAACTGGTTGGCGAACCGCTTTCACCTGAGGTCGAGATCAGCTTGCCCGATATGCAGCCGATGGCCGAAGGCATAGAGATAAATCGCCCCGAACTGCAACTCTTCAACTATCAGAAAGAAAGCATTATGGCGCGGGAAGACATGATCGCCGCCGCCCGGCGGCCCAAAGTCGGCGCGTTCCTGCAGGCCGGGTTCGGCGCCCCCAACCCCCTCAATTTCTTCGATGAAAGCCTCAGCCCATTCGCCATGGGCGGGGTGAAATTCTCCTGGAAAATCTTCGACTGGGAGCAATCTGGCCGCGACCGGCAACTGCTGACTCTGAAGAGCCAAATGGTGAGCCAGCAGCGCGACGCCTTCGAGGCCTCCATTGAACGCATGGACGGCAAATACCGGGAAGACATCGCCACCCTGGAAAAGCTGATGCTGCGCGATGAGGAAATCGCCCGGCTGCAAGAACGCATCCTCGAGCAGGTCTCTTCGCAACTGGAACAAGGGGTGGCCACCTCTACCGATTACATCACCCAGTCCAACGCCCTGGCCCAGGCGCGGCTCAACCGGCAGCTCCACGAGCTGCAGCAACAGCAGATAAAAGTTGAATACCTCACCCTTAAAGGACAGCTCTAAAACTTTGAATACCATGAAAGCATCCTCATTAATTCTACTGCTCGCCTCCTTTACCCTCACTGCCTGCCAGGAGGCCAACGACGTCGCCGACGCCTACGGCAACTTCGAAGCCCGGGAGGTGATCGTCTCCGCCGAAGGGAACGGACAATTGTTGAACTTCGATGTGGAGGAGGGCAAAGACCTGACGGCAGGCCAACAGGTTGGCCTGATCGACACCACGCAGTTGCACCTCAAACGCCAACAGCTCCTGGCCAGCATACGGGCCGTTACAGGAAAAACGCAGGAGGTGCAGCCTCAGATCAATGTGCTGCTCGAACAAAAACAGAACCTGAAACGCGAGGAAAAACGCCTCCAGGCGCTGGTCGCCGACAACGCCGCTACCCCTAAACAACTGGACGACATCCAGGGGCAGATCGAAGTGGTGGACAAACAGATCGCCGCTACCCTTTCTCAAAACAAAAACCTCAACCAGGGTATCCTCGCGGAGATCGCCCCGCTGCAGGCCCAGATAGAGGTGGTGGAAGACCAGATCCGAAAATGCTATGTTGTCAACCCCATCGACGGCGCCGTCCTGCTCAAACTGGCAGAGCCCTACGAAATGGCGGCCATGGGAAAACCCCTGTATACCATCGCCAAAATGGGCGAACTGGAATTGCGCGCCTACATCAGCGGCGAACAACTGCCGCATATCAAGATCGGGCAACAAGTCGAAGTCCTGATCGATGCGGATAAGGAAACCAACCGCAGCCTGCCTGGCACCGTGAGCTGGATATCCGACAAAGCCGAGTTTACCCCCAAGACCATTCAGACCAAGGAAGAGCGGGTCAACCTGGTTTACGCCTTTAAAGTGAAAGTCAAAAACGACGGATCGCTAAAGATCGGCATGCCGGGGGAGGTGGTGCTGGCAAAGAAAGACGAGGAGACGGCGGCGAAATGATTTTTGATGTGGGATTTTTGACGTTTGATTTTTGATGTATCCTTACGGGCTTCGATCCTGGTTTAGTTGCAACAATTCAATTTAACCTCAAACCACACAACCATGGCCACACACGCCATACAAGTCGAAAACCTCAGCAAGCGCTACGGCAAGGACGTACAGGCGCTGAGCCAGGTATCTTTTGAAGTAGGGAGGGGAGAGCTTTTCGGGCTTATCGGGCCGGATGGAGCCGGCAAAACCACGTTGATCCGCATTCTGGCCACGCTCCTGCTGGCGGATGAGGGCCAGGCCCTGGTCAACGGCTGGGAAGTGCGCAGGGACTACCGCAAAATACGCAGCCACATCGGGTATATGCCAGGCCGTTTTTCTTTATATCAGGACCTGTCGGTGGAGGAGAACCTGCATTTTTTCGCCACCATATTCGGCGCCACCATCGAAGAGAATTACGATCTGATCCGCGATATATATGTACAACTGGAGCCCTTTCGCAGCCGAAAGGCAGGCAAGCTCTCCGGGGGGATGAAGCAAAAGCTGGCCCTGTGTTGCGCCCTTATCCACAAGCCCATCGTGCTGCTGCTGGATGAGCCGACCACCGGTGTGGATCCCGTTTCCCGGCAGGAATTCTGGGAAATGCTGAAAAGGCTCAAAGAGAAAGACATCGCCATCCTGGTCTCCACCCCCTACATGGACGAGGCCAGCCTTTGCGACCGCGTTGCCCTTATCCAGAAAGGGCGCCTGCTGAGCATCGACGAGCCCGAAAATATTGTCGCTGCCTTCGAAAAGCCTCTGCTTGCCGTGCGCACCAACGACATGTACCGCCTGATCCACGATTTGAGGGAATTCGAACCTGCCCACAGCGTATTCCCCTTCGGAGAATACGTACACCTGGCGCTGCGCAGTCCGATCTGGCCGGAGGCGATCCACGCCTACCTCGCCGGAAAAGAACATACCGGCATCGAGATCAAACCCGCACAAGCTACGATTGAAGATGCTTTCATGGAATTGATGACTCAAAGGGAGGAGGTGGCTGATTGAGTCCATCCCGGAAATCAGCCATTCAACCATTTTTAGCCGGCTCGCAGAGACGGTCAACCATTCAACCATGCCACCATGCCACCAGCCATCACCGCCGATAAACTGACCAAAAAATTTGGCGACTTCACCGCCGTCAACCAGATCACTTTTGAAGTGGAAAAAGGGGAGATTTTCGGCTTCCTGGGCGCCAACGGAGCCGGCAAGACCACCGCCATGCGCATGCTCAACGGCCTGTCGCGGCCCACCTCGGGGCAGGCGTCCGTGGCGGGCTTCGACGTTTACCGGGAGACGGAAAAGATCAAAAAGCACATTGGCTACATGAGCCAGAAATTCTCGCTCTACGAAGACCTTACCGTCCGGGAGAACATACAGTTTTACGGCGGCATCTACGGCCTGCCGGGGCGGGAGATTGGCCGGCAGGTCAAAGAACTCATCGGCGGGCTGGGCATGGAGGCCTACGCCAATACGCTGGTGAAGGCCATCCCCCTGGGCTGGAAGCAAAAGCTCTCCTTCTCCATCGCCATCATGCACCGGCCCGAGATCGTTTTTCTGGATGAGCCCACCGGCGGCGTCGACCCCATCACCCGGCGGCAGTTCTGGGAAATGATCTACAAGGCAGCAGCGGAGGGAATGACCGTTTTTGTCACTACCCACTACATGGACGAGGCCGAATACTGCGGCCGCGTTTCCATCATGGTCGACGGCCGCATTGCCGCCCTCGATACGCCGCGCGCCCTCAAGGAGCAGTTCGGCGCCGGATCGATGAATGAGGTTTTTCTACAACTTACCCGCCCCAAACCGCAGCAATCATGAAACAATTTGGCATTTTTATACAGAAGGAACTCTACCACATTTTTCGGGACCGGCGCACCCTGCTCATCCTGCTGGGCATGCCGGTAGTGCTGGTGTTGCTCTTCGGCTTCGCCATCACCAATGAGATCGACAATGCCCGCATCGCCATCCTCGATCAATCCAAAGGAGAGATGAGCCGGGAGATCACAGAGCGCCTTCTGGCTTCCGGGTATTTCCTGATCGATGAAAACCTGCGGGAGGTCGGTCAGATCGAGCAGCATTTCCGGGAAGGGAAAACCAAAATAGCCCTGGTCTTCCCGCCCGAACTTCAGGAGGATTTGCGCCGCAACCTGCCCGCCCAGATTCAGGTCATTGCCGACGCCACCGACCCCAATACTGCCACAACCCTGATCAACTATGCTTCGGCCATCATCGGGCAGTACATGCGGGAGCAGTCTCCCGGGCGGGCGATGCCGCTGCAGATCAGCACAGAGGTGAAAATGTTGTACAACCCTCGGCTGAAGAGCGTCTTCCTGTTCGTTCCGGGAGTGATGACCGTCATCCTGATGCTGGTTTCGGCTATGATGACCTCCATCGCCATCACCCGGGAGAAAGAGTTGGGCACCATGGAGGTCTTGCTCGTTTCTCCACTCCGGCCGGCCATGATTATTGTCGGGAAAGTGGTTCCCTATATTCTGTTGGCGCTGGCCAATACGATCGTGATCTTGTTGCTGGGCGCGTTCGTCTTTGGCATGCCGGTGCGGGGCAGCTTTTTCCTGCTGGGCCTGGAGTGCCTGCTGTTCGTGGTAACCGCCCTGGCCCTGGGCATTCTCATTTCTACCCGTACCGACAGCCAGCAGGTGGCCATGTTGATCTCCCTGATGGTGCTGATGCTGCCGACCATCCTGCTGTCGGGCTTCATCTTTCCGATTGAATCGATGCCCCAGGTGCTGCAGGTGATCAGCAATATCATTCCGGCCAAGTGGTTTATCATCATCCTGAAAAACGTCATGTTGAAAGGTACGGGAGTAGAATTTGTGTGGAAAGAAAGCCTTATACTTTTGGGCATGGCTGTGTTTTTCATCGGCGCCAGTGTGCGCAACTTTAAGATTCGGCTGGAATAGGGGACGGGGACAAGGAGACTGGGAGACTGGGAGACTGGGAGACTGGGGGACAAGGGGACAAGGAGACAAGGGGACAAGGAGACTGGGAGACTGGGGGACAAGGAGACAAGGGGACTGGGAGACAAGGAGACTGGGGGACAAGGAGACAAGGGGACTGGGAGACAAGGAGACTGGGGGACAAGAGGACAAGGAGACTGGGGGACAAGGGGACAAGGGGACAAGGAGACAAGGAGACTGGGAGACTGGGAGACAAGGAGACTGGGAGACGCACATCTGCTGCTCTCAACCTCAACCTCAACCTCAACCTCAAACCTCACATTAAAAAAGCGTTTATGAGAACCATACTTTTCATCGTCCGCAAAGAGTTTTTGCAGATTTTCCGGCACAAGGTGATGCTGCCGCTGATCTTTCTGATGCCGATCATCCAGTTGGTGATCCTGGCCCATGCCGCCGATTTTGAGGTAAAGAACATCAACTTATATATTGTCGACCACGACATGAGCCAGGCTTCCCGGCAGCTAATCAGCAAGTTCAGGGCTTCCCGGAACTTCAATATCGTCGGGTATTCCTTTTCCAACCGCGTAGCTTTTGACGAGATACAGGCGGGGGAGGCCGATCTGTTTATCGAGGTGCCGCCCCACTTTCAGCGCGACCTGATCCGGAACGACAAGGCCAGCCTCCAGCTTTCGGTCAACGCCATCAACGGCGTGCAGGCCGGCCTGGCCAATGCCTACGCCAACGCCATCATACAGGACTTCAACGGGCAAATCCGAACCGACTGGGGCAAATCTCCCGCTGCGGCCTCCCCGGCAGGGCTCCGTGTTACCTTTTCCAACTGGTTCAACCCCGAGATGAACTACCAAACCTTCATGGTGCCCGGCATCCTGGTACTGCTGGTTACCCTGATCGGCATGTTCCTATCGAGCATGAACATCGTCAAGGAGAAAGAGATCGGCACCATCGAGCAGATCAACGTGACGCCCATCCAAAAGCACCAGTTCATCATCGGCAAGTTGTTGCCATTCTGGATCATCGCCCTGGTGGAATTGACGATCGGGCTGGTGGTTGGCTGGCTCCTCTTCGACATCCCTTTTGTCGGCAGCCTCTGGCTGATCTTCGGCTTTGCCGCCATTTACCTGATGGTGGTGCTGGGCCTGGGGCTGCTGGTGTCTACCTTTACCGAGACTCAGCAACAAGCTATGTTCATTTCCTGGTTCTTGCTCATTATTTTCATTCTGATGAGCGGCCTGTTTACGCCTATCGAGAGTATGCCGGAGTGGGCGCAGGCCATCACCCGCTTCAACCCGGTGGCTTACTTTGTAGAGGTGATGCGCCTGGTGCTGCTGAAAGGCAGCAACCTGATGGACATCCGTCACCACGTAATCGTGATGCTGACGGCGGCGCTGGCGGTGAATGTGCTGGCCGTGATGAATTACCGGAAGACGAATTGATTGGGAAACAGCAGGCGGGTTTCAATGTCCGGCGTTTGGCCGACGTAGTATTTGTCGGCCGATCGGGAGTAGAGGATGTAAACGTAGTGCATAGGGTTGGGATTCAGGCTAAAACAAAAAAGCCCCGAACGCACTGCGTTCGGGGTTTTAGCGCCTCAGATAGGACTTGAACCTATGACCTACGGATTAACAGTCCGCCGCTCTAACCAACTGAGCTACTGAGGCAATATTAATCCCGCTTCTTCAAGCGGGACCGCTCTAATCCCGTTCACCGAACGGGAAGCTACTGAGGCTTATTTCGTAACGCTCTTGCCAAGATTCCACAGGGGAAAAGCAAGAACCTATGACCTACGGATTAATCCCGCTTCTTCAAGCGGGACCGCTCTAATCCCGTTCACTGAACGGGAAGCTACTGAGGCAATATTTATCCCACTTTTTCAAGCGGGACCGCTCTATCCCGTTCACCGAACGGGAAGCTACCGAGGCCTATTTTCACCCCAAAAATCCTTTTCTTTAAAAGGCGAGTGCAAAGTTATCACTTCCGAAATAAAAGTGCAATCTTTGCCGAATAAATTTCAAAAAAATATCTGCTTTCGCAAACGGCGTTGAAAGGGCGATCGTTCCTGAAAACGAAGTTTTTTTCAGGAACCGCTGCCATCATTCAACCCCTGTCCTTTAGCAGAGCGAAAAAACCAGTTCTGATATGAGTTTATTAGCCGTTGGCACCGTTGCTTTCGATGATATTGAGACGCCCTTCGGCCGGGCGGAGATGGTCGTGGGCGGCGCGGCCACTTATATTACCCTTGCCGCTTCCTATTTCACCCAAAATCTCAAGATCGTTTCGGTGATCGGGGATGATTTTCCGAAAGAAGAGCTGGATTACCTCCGCTCCCGGGGAGTGGACATGGAAGGCCTGCAGGTCAAGCAAGGCGAGCGGTCTTTTTTCTGGTCCGGCCGTTATCACAACAACCTCAACGACCGGGATACGCTGGATACGCAGCTCAACGTACTGGGCGATTTCGAACCCGTTCTTCCTGAAAGTTACAAAGATGTGGATTACCTCATGCTGGGCAACCTGACCCCCGCCGTCCAAAAGAAGGTGATCGAACAAATGAACAAGAGGCCGAGGCTAATCGCGCTGGATACGATGAACTTCTGGATGAATACCGCGATGGAAAGCTTGCTGCAGGTACTCAAAATGATTGACGTGCTGGTCATCAACGACGAGGAAGCGCGGCAGTTGTCCGGCGAGCACTCGTTGGTCAAAGCAGCCGACGTCATCCACCGTTTGGGGCCGAAGTACCTGGTTATTAAAAAAGGCGAACACGGCGCGTTGCTCTTTGAGGGCGGCAACATCTTTTTCGCTCCGGCATTGCCGCTCGCGGAGGTTTTCGACCCCACCGGCGCCGGAGATACTTTCGCCGGCGGCTTTATCGGCTATCTGGCGAAGACGGAAGACCTCTCTTTTGAAAACCTGAAGCGGGCGGTGATCTATGGGTCGGCTATGGCTTCGTTCTGTGTCGAAAAGTTTGGCATAGAACGGCTGAAAGGGTTGTCCAATAAAGAGATTCGGGAGCGCATCGCCGCCTTTGTGGAACTGGTCAACTTCGACGCCGACCTGGAGCCTTAAAGTTGTTTAAAAATTTAGCCGCACACCCTGTTCCGGCGATTCGCCGGAACAGGGTGTGCGGCTCTTGTTAAATTGCCAAAGTGGTATTTCCCGGCAACCAACCAGCCTACTCCACTCTTGTATAGTACTCCTCCATTTCAAACGGCCCGTCGGTAAACTCCAAAATCCCCTTCTGGCTGAATTTGTCTCCGGTATACTCATACTCAAATGGCAACATCTTGTCGATGAGTTCTATGCTCCGGGTGGTGGACATTACAGTTTCTATATATTTGCCGTCCTTCATCTCGTAGGTTCCAAAGGTCATGCCATCGAGCTTGCCGGTACTCTGGTCATAGGTGACCACATAAAAGTGAGTAGGCGTGATGAGTTTGTGGATCACGGTGCCTTCCGCAGGTGGCATGGCCTCTTCCTGGTCGCCATAGAGGGTTTTGGTGGCTTTCCAGAGGCCCACCGGGGCTTTTTTAGCCACTTCGGCTTCCAGGGTTGGCCCTACCTTTACATAATCTTCGGCGAGGTCAAAATCCGGTTCGCCTTCCACATTTGATTTCATGACGCCGCGCTGTTTGAAGGTTTCGCCATTATCCCCCATGGTAAAGTTGAAAGTATAAGTGGCGCCTATGTTGGGCGAATCCCAGGTGGCGTAGGCAATCTTTTCGGTGAAGGTGCCGCCATCAACGGTGTAGGTGCCTCCGCCGGCCTGCATGATCGTATCGGCTTTGTCGTCATAACCCACGAAATAGAAATGGTTATCCGTATAAAATTTGTACTGCGTACCCGTTGGGGTTTCCTGCTTGTCCGAGTCAGCAGGCTTCCAGGCAGTCATTTTCCAGGCACCCTTTAGCGGATTGGTTGCGGCTTCTACTTCAGGTTCCTCCTTGGTATTGTCGGCAGGAGCATTCTGTTTGCAGGCGAAAAAGGAAATGGAAAGGAGAATGGCAAGCAACAATGTTGGCTTTCTCATAATGAATGGGTTTAAAGGTGAAAATAAATATTTAGCACAAAACAGAGCCGGCTATCCTGGGGCAGCTGGCTCTGTTTTGTGCTAATGGACAGATAAAAGTAATAAAAACACTTTAGAAATGAGCTATCGTCATTGATAAAACTGCAATCTGGCTACAGTGTTTTTGCGGTGCCTTTTTCCTGCCAGCCGTAAACACGCGCTCCTTCTCTCACGCCTTTTTCCCGGCAGACCTCTTTGAGGAAAAATTCTCCCTGAATGGGCAGGGGGCTTTCGGCAGCCTGGCCTCGGTGGAGGTTTTCATAGGTATAGCAGTCGATGGCAGTGCGTTGAGCCAGCCTAACCATGAGTTGGAAACTTGACACTACTTCCCGCCAGCCGGGTTGCAATTTCCCTTCAAAAACTTTCGACTTGGAACCGCTGCCGTAGGAGAAGAAGCCGAAGCTGCGCCCTTCCAACTCTTGGCCCTCCTCCAGGGCGGCCTCGAGGATACTCATCAGGGAAAGGAAAATGGAAGAGGTGTAGAGGTTGCCGACCAGGGAGGACGCCCGTTCTCCAGCTTCGATCTTTTCCCGGACGAAGGCCTGGTAGGCGCCCGTCTTGCTGATGGCCCGCAAAAATTGAGCATTGGCTTTTTCGAAAGCTTCGTCATCCGGAAAACTTTCGCGAATGGGCTCTTCGAGGTTGTTCTCCCGGGCAAGAGCACTCCAGGCGCCGGTAGCTTTGGCTTCCATCAGGTAAATCTCCGGAAACATGCGCCGGGCCTGGAAAGCATAAGGCAGGTGAAAGACGAGCTTGTCCCAGTTGCCGGATAGGGCCTCCGTATTCGCATCGTAGCCTGCCTGAGGGGCGAAGTGCTGCAGTGCCTCCCGGATGCGTTCCTGGTAGCAGGCATTGGAATAGGGGCCGTCGAAGACCGGCGTTTCCTTGTGGAGGGCAATAGTAGCTTCGCTGCTGGTGAGGACGCCCCCGTTGGGAGCGATATTAGCCAATTTATTAAGGGCTTCCCGGGCGGCCCGGGTGTCTTTGCCGGCCAGCTTCAGCGCCTCCTGGAGCAGGCTTTCCTTGGTTGCAGTGCGCAGCGGCTTGAAGAAATCGTGTACCGAACGGGTAGCTACCCCCCAGGCATCGCCGAAAGCGATGAGGCGAGGGTTCCGCCGCACCAATAACGCAATGGCGCCTGCGCCCTGGGTGTACTCGCCACCCGAGCCCAGTTCGTACTTGGCATTGTCCGAACCCACCACTATGCCGGTTCGCTGCTCCCCTCCCTTAACCCAGTCGAGGGTATTCTGAAGAGCGTCGACTGCGCCAATGCAGGCGAAGGTAAGGTCCACCACGTCGCAATTGAGGAAGCAATCCGGGCCGTATTGCGGCTCGTAGTACTGGGTGAGCATATCCAGCACGTAAGAAGCCATCGGCTTAGAGCCGTCGACAGCGCTTTCCGTACCCATATAAATACGCCCGACCTCCTGAGGGCGGAGCCTGTTCTTTTTCATCAGTTCCAGGACGGCATTGGCGGCCATGGTCGCTACGTCTTCGTGGGCGGCGGCAACCGACATGGCCTCCAGGCCAAGGCCCTTATTCAGCTTTGCGTATTCCAGGTTGCGTTCTTCCGCCAGGGTTTTGATCGGAAGGTAGATTTTTGGAATGTAGGCCGCCATATCGTCAATGCCGGCTGGCGTAAACTGGGTTTGTATGGATTTCATTGCAATAGGTTGTGAAAAAAACGAAAAGATTAGGGAAGAAACAAAGAGGCGGGAGGATGGTTCATGGGAGGGGGGGGGGTCCGTTGTTTGTTGTTTGTTGTCCGTTGTTTGTTGTCCGTTGCGCCAACAAACAACCGGCAACCGGCAACCGTCAACCGGCAATCATCACCCCTTCCCTACCTCCTCCCCGATCAGCCGCAGCCCGTCCAGGGTCAGGTTGGGCTCGATGGCGTAGAACTCCTCTTTTAACGGGTGAAGAATGGAAGAGAGCCCACCCGTCGCAATAGCGATGTACTGCTGGCCCAGCTCCGCCCGGATGGCGTGGAGCAAATGGCGCACGAGGCCAACATACCCGATCAGGATACCACTCTGAATAGCGTGTACGGTATTTTTGCCGACGGCTGAACCCGGCAATTCGAGCGGTACCTCCGGCAACTGGGCAGTCTTCTGGAAAAGCGAAGAAATGGCAGTTTGCAGCCCCGGCGCGATGGAAACCCCCAGCAGCTCTCCTCCGGCGTTCACTGTCGTAAAGGTGAGCGCCGTGCCAAAGTCGGTGATGATGCAATCCTGCCGGTAGAGGTAATGGGCGGCGACGGCATTGGCGTACAGGTCGGTGCCCAGTTCATTGGGGCGGGCAACCCGCAGCCGAAGTCGAGGGTAAATATCCGGGCCGACGACTATGGGGCGTGTCCGGAAAAGGTGATGGGCCAGTTCCTCAAAAACAGAGCGCAGGGCAGGAACGACTGTGCTGATCACCGTCTGTTCTACCGCTCCCGCAGCAATGTCGTTTTCCAGCAGGTAATTGGTGATCTGCACCTCGTAGTACAGCAGTGCCTCCCCATCGGCCATGGTGGGCAGCCGCCAGCTGTGTTTCCAGCGGTGGCCGTCCGCCAGGCCGAAGGTGACGTTCGAGTTTCCTATGTCGATTGCTAATAGCATGAGGCGAAAATAGTGTTTTCCTGATTTTTCTTACCGCTTGCGAATGATTACCTTGTAATCTTAACTTCAACCAGAACAATATGGATGCCCTGGATACAGAAATTTTCAACCTCCAACGCAAAGTCGATCAGTATAAAGAGGTATTGCAAAATACGGTGAAATACCGCGAGGAATGGAAAGCGAGCCTGCGCGAGAAAATCCGCAGCACCCTCCAGCACCTCGTCACCGCCACCAAGCTGGAAGCAGAGATCATCATCCGCTC
This genomic window contains:
- a CDS encoding ABC transporter permease → MKQFGIFIQKELYHIFRDRRTLLILLGMPVVLVLLFGFAITNEIDNARIAILDQSKGEMSREITERLLASGYFLIDENLREVGQIEQHFREGKTKIALVFPPELQEDLRRNLPAQIQVIADATDPNTATTLINYASAIIGQYMREQSPGRAMPLQISTEVKMLYNPRLKSVFLFVPGVMTVILMLVSAMMTSIAITREKELGTMEVLLVSPLRPAMIIVGKVVPYILLALANTIVILLLGAFVFGMPVRGSFFLLGLECLLFVVTALALGILISTRTDSQQVAMLISLMVLMLPTILLSGFIFPIESMPQVLQVISNIIPAKWFIIILKNVMLKGTGVEFVWKESLILLGMAVFFIGASVRNFKIRLE
- a CDS encoding TolC family protein, which encodes MKKTPFFLALLASPLLGFTQVAKITLADCYEKAQAYYPLYGQTALLEQANAIQLERIRKERLPEIAWNAQASLQSEVVSFPFQLPLPPGESALNLPLYRIQTTADLNYTIYDGGLNEARQKIEKAQLAADRQQVQVELDKLKSQANQFVFGILMQRERIGILQNSQATLEKKVETLEAALRHGVVLPADIDKLRVEILRLETEIEQAQGTIRGLVASLSELVGEPLSPEVEISLPDMQPMAEGIEINRPELQLFNYQKESIMAREDMIAAARRPKVGAFLQAGFGAPNPLNFFDESLSPFAMGGVKFSWKIFDWEQSGRDRQLLTLKSQMVSQQRDAFEASIERMDGKYREDIATLEKLMLRDEEIARLQERILEQVSSQLEQGVATSTDYITQSNALAQARLNRQLHELQQQQIKVEYLTLKGQL
- a CDS encoding bifunctional hydroxymethylpyrimidine kinase/phosphomethylpyrimidine kinase, with protein sequence MSLLAVGTVAFDDIETPFGRAEMVVGGAATYITLAASYFTQNLKIVSVIGDDFPKEELDYLRSRGVDMEGLQVKQGERSFFWSGRYHNNLNDRDTLDTQLNVLGDFEPVLPESYKDVDYLMLGNLTPAVQKKVIEQMNKRPRLIALDTMNFWMNTAMESLLQVLKMIDVLVINDEEARQLSGEHSLVKAADVIHRLGPKYLVIKKGEHGALLFEGGNIFFAPALPLAEVFDPTGAGDTFAGGFIGYLAKTEDLSFENLKRAVIYGSAMASFCVEKFGIERLKGLSNKEIRERIAAFVELVNFDADLEP
- a CDS encoding GIY-YIG nuclease family protein; protein product: MHYVYILYSRSADKYYVGQTPDIETRLLFPNQFVFR
- a CDS encoding TetR/AcrR family transcriptional regulator, whose product is MEASTEEKIMNAAREVFTQKGFAATRMQEIADVAGINKGLLHYYFRSKNKLFHAVFDEAFGQFALRINEVFAADMPLFEKIEAFVSRYMDILIANPALPSFVINELNQKGGAFVNDLMNRKSKPNPLPLIGQIQMEVQAGRIREVNPFHLVLNMISLCVFPFIARPLFQGIARVDDQAYLKIMDNRKQEIIDFIHNAIRI
- a CDS encoding ABC transporter ATP-binding protein produces the protein MATHAIQVENLSKRYGKDVQALSQVSFEVGRGELFGLIGPDGAGKTTLIRILATLLLADEGQALVNGWEVRRDYRKIRSHIGYMPGRFSLYQDLSVEENLHFFATIFGATIEENYDLIRDIYVQLEPFRSRKAGKLSGGMKQKLALCCALIHKPIVLLLDEPTTGVDPVSRQEFWEMLKRLKEKDIAILVSTPYMDEASLCDRVALIQKGRLLSIDEPENIVAAFEKPLLAVRTNDMYRLIHDLREFEPAHSVFPFGEYVHLALRSPIWPEAIHAYLAGKEHTGIEIKPAQATIEDAFMELMTQREEVAD
- a CDS encoding ABC transporter permease codes for the protein MRTILFIVRKEFLQIFRHKVMLPLIFLMPIIQLVILAHAADFEVKNINLYIVDHDMSQASRQLISKFRASRNFNIVGYSFSNRVAFDEIQAGEADLFIEVPPHFQRDLIRNDKASLQLSVNAINGVQAGLANAYANAIIQDFNGQIRTDWGKSPAAASPAGLRVTFSNWFNPEMNYQTFMVPGILVLLVTLIGMFLSSMNIVKEKEIGTIEQINVTPIQKHQFIIGKLLPFWIIALVELTIGLVVGWLLFDIPFVGSLWLIFGFAAIYLMVVLGLGLLVSTFTETQQQAMFISWFLLIIFILMSGLFTPIESMPEWAQAITRFNPVAYFVEVMRLVLLKGSNLMDIRHHVIVMLTAALAVNVLAVMNYRKTN
- a CDS encoding ABC transporter ATP-binding protein — protein: MPPAITADKLTKKFGDFTAVNQITFEVEKGEIFGFLGANGAGKTTAMRMLNGLSRPTSGQASVAGFDVYRETEKIKKHIGYMSQKFSLYEDLTVRENIQFYGGIYGLPGREIGRQVKELIGGLGMEAYANTLVKAIPLGWKQKLSFSIAIMHRPEIVFLDEPTGGVDPITRRQFWEMIYKAAAEGMTVFVTTHYMDEAEYCGRVSIMVDGRIAALDTPRALKEQFGAGSMNEVFLQLTRPKPQQS
- a CDS encoding HlyD family efflux transporter periplasmic adaptor subunit yields the protein MKASSLILLLASFTLTACQEANDVADAYGNFEAREVIVSAEGNGQLLNFDVEEGKDLTAGQQVGLIDTTQLHLKRQQLLASIRAVTGKTQEVQPQINVLLEQKQNLKREEKRLQALVADNAATPKQLDDIQGQIEVVDKQIAATLSQNKNLNQGILAEIAPLQAQIEVVEDQIRKCYVVNPIDGAVLLKLAEPYEMAAMGKPLYTIAKMGELELRAYISGEQLPHIKIGQQVEVLIDADKETNRSLPGTVSWISDKAEFTPKTIQTKEERVNLVYAFKVKVKNDGSLKIGMPGEVVLAKKDEETAAK